In Bacteroidia bacterium, the following proteins share a genomic window:
- a CDS encoding transposase produces the protein MFGSRENRILAQKHNGKFIFALKSNRKVALTLDDKQNGRYTSIKSLKPEGRTAVVWVEQLDFPILIACQIFTNENDTAALYLASNDLNLSYEQITAIYHKRWKVEEYHKSIKSNASFAKSPTRTITTQKSHFIASLTAFNRFELLKVRKNKSHFALKNYLNIVALRKAKEELQHLLTPSLKNTT, from the coding sequence ATGTTCGGTAGCAGAGAAAATAGAATACTGGCTCAAAAACACAACGGGAAATTTATTTTTGCTCTCAAGTCAAATCGGAAAGTTGCCTTGACACTGGATGATAAGCAAAACGGTCGTTACACAAGTATTAAGTCCCTGAAGCCGGAAGGGCGCACTGCGGTGGTGTGGGTTGAGCAGTTGGATTTCCCAATTCTCATTGCATGCCAAATTTTCACAAACGAGAATGATACTGCTGCGCTCTATCTGGCTTCTAACGACTTAAATTTGTCATACGAGCAAATCACTGCAATCTATCACAAACGATGGAAAGTAGAAGAGTATCACAAATCCATCAAGAGCAATGCTTCGTTTGCCAAATCACCTACACGCACAATAACAACACAAAAAAGTCATTTCATTGCTTCGCTGACAGCGTTTAATCGGTTTGAATTACTGAAAGTAAGAAAAAACAAAAGTCATTTTGCACTGAAAAATTATTTGAACATAGTAGCACTACGAAAAGCAAAGGAAGAATTACAGCATTTATTAACACCAAGTCTTAAAAATACTACTTAA